One region of Oncorhynchus nerka isolate Pitt River linkage group LG22, Oner_Uvic_2.0, whole genome shotgun sequence genomic DNA includes:
- the derl2 gene encoding derlin-2 translates to MAYQTFQQEYLQIPVVTRAYTTACVLTTAAVQLELITPFQLYFNPDLILRNYQVWRLITNFLFFGPVGFNFLFNMIFLYRYCRMLEEGSFRGRTADFVFMFLFGGLLMTIFGTFVSLVFLGQAFTIMLVYVWSRRNPNVRMNFFGLLNFQAPFLPWVLMGFSLLLGNSIIVDLLGIAVGHVYFFLEDVFPNQPGGGRWLKTPFFLKMLFDTPEEDANYNPLPEERPGGFAWGEGQRLGG, encoded by the exons ATGGCTTACCAGACTTTTCAGCAGGAATATTTACAGATTCCTGTTGTAACTCGGGCATACACAACTGCCTGCGTCCTCACCACCGCTGCCGTG CAATTAGAACTCATCACACCTTTCCAACTATACTTCAATCCTGATTTGATACTAAGGAATTATCAG GTATGGAGACTCATAACCAACTTTCTATTTTTTGGTCCAGTTGGCTTCAACTTCCTTTTCAATATGATTTTTTT GTACCGATACTGTCGTATGCTGGAGGAGGGCTCTTTCAGGGGCCGCACCGCTGACTTTGTCTTTATGTTCCTCTTCGGTGGCCTTCTGATGACT ATATTTGGCACCTTTGTGAGTCTGGTGTTCTTGGGCCAAGCCTTCACCATCATGCTGGTGTACGTGTGGAGCAGGCGTAACCCCAATGTTCGCATGAACTTCTTTGGCCTGCTGAACTTTCAGGCACCCTTTCTCCCTTGGGTGCTCATGGGATTCTCTCTGCTGCTGGGCAACTCCATCATTGTGGATTTACTAG GTATCGCTGTGGGTCATGTGTACTTCTTTCTGGAAGATGTGTTCCCAAACCAGCCAGGTGGTGGCAGATGGCTCAAGACTCCATTTTTTCT taaGATGCTGTTTGACACTCCAGAGGAGGATGCCAACTACAACCCTCTTCCCGAAGAGCGTCCAGGGGGGTTCgcctggggagagggacagcgcCTCGGGGGTTAA